A stretch of the Bradyrhizobium arachidis genome encodes the following:
- a CDS encoding heme ABC transporter ATP-binding protein has translation MTDVIEARALTKRVGHATLVDAIDLRVAAGEIVAIVGPNGAGKSTLLRLLSGDLRPTQGEVHLKQRNIRTYRPRELALNRAMLSQHIHVTFPFTVEEIVLMGAGDRGAQDAAPLVDAALHEVGLEGFRARQLPTLSGGEQQRAHFARVLVQLACGEAAHGPGLLLLDEPTSSLDLRHQIDLVEAARRRAANGTAVVAIVHDLNLAIRLADRLVVLRHGKLVADGSRHDVVTDSMIRDIFEIDAVIGRADDGVPYLLPQSMRAANAASFSPPAS, from the coding sequence ATGACCGATGTGATCGAAGCCCGCGCCCTGACCAAGCGCGTCGGTCACGCGACCCTCGTCGACGCGATCGACCTGCGCGTCGCGGCCGGCGAGATCGTCGCTATCGTCGGCCCCAACGGCGCCGGAAAGTCGACCCTGCTCCGGTTGCTCTCCGGCGATCTGCGTCCCACCCAGGGCGAGGTGCATCTCAAGCAGCGCAACATCCGCACCTACAGGCCGCGCGAACTCGCCCTCAATCGCGCGATGCTGTCGCAGCACATCCACGTCACCTTCCCCTTCACGGTGGAAGAGATTGTGCTGATGGGCGCGGGCGATCGCGGCGCGCAGGATGCCGCGCCGCTGGTCGATGCCGCCTTGCACGAAGTCGGCCTCGAAGGCTTTCGCGCCCGACAACTGCCGACGCTCTCCGGCGGTGAGCAGCAGCGCGCCCATTTCGCGCGCGTGCTGGTGCAGTTGGCCTGCGGCGAGGCCGCGCATGGACCGGGGCTGCTGCTGCTGGACGAGCCGACCTCCAGCCTCGATTTGCGTCACCAGATCGACCTTGTCGAAGCCGCGCGACGCCGCGCCGCCAATGGCACGGCTGTTGTCGCGATCGTTCACGACCTCAATCTGGCGATCCGGCTTGCCGACCGCCTCGTGGTGCTGCGCCATGGCAAGCTCGTCGCCGACGGCAGCCGCCACGACGTCGTGACCGACAGCATGATCCGCGACATCTTCGAGATCGACGCCGTCATCGGCAGGGCCGATGACGGCGTACCTTATCTGCTGCCGCAATCGATGCGCGCAGCCAACGCCGCGAGCTTCAGCCCGCCGGCGTCATGA